In one Vibrio sp. YMD68 genomic region, the following are encoded:
- a CDS encoding DUF559 domain-containing protein, whose product MKYPGQPADAPSWYRDRGQSHIEAEFSKELNELADLIESEQWFGDKAKHARYRVDFILRDARLIIELDGHAYHSSPEQLEKDAIRQRYLTRSGYTVIRFTGREINRDAKGCVDEVRTIYRERMQREPVKYRAMYIDYRFFYQERMKAINFFRKINPEKTLTLPSIDQVIPHAIEWLYEKSFITAFIFHLPEDGYEIEHLNGLTLDYEKGEVRINTISEEWYSLELGEHMLRFAHLFDEFLVIADDPVYVSPLLSVLPNEMSVDKLGDIEFSYIGNGKLLRRGNNETSYIGSDLVRVKWQNVWYVLGAAMGLSIYEM is encoded by the coding sequence ATGAAATATCCAGGTCAACCGGCAGACGCTCCTAGTTGGTATAGAGATCGTGGTCAATCCCACATTGAAGCTGAATTTAGTAAAGAACTAAATGAGCTTGCTGATTTAATTGAAAGTGAGCAATGGTTTGGCGACAAAGCAAAGCATGCAAGATATAGGGTGGATTTCATTCTTAGAGATGCTCGTTTGATTATTGAGTTGGATGGGCACGCATATCACTCTTCTCCAGAGCAATTAGAAAAAGACGCAATAAGGCAACGATATTTAACAAGGTCAGGTTATACGGTTATTCGTTTCACGGGACGTGAGATCAATAGAGACGCGAAAGGCTGTGTCGATGAAGTTAGAACAATATACCGTGAAAGAATGCAACGAGAGCCAGTTAAGTATCGAGCAATGTATATCGATTATAGGTTTTTCTACCAAGAACGCATGAAAGCCATTAACTTTTTCAGAAAAATCAATCCCGAGAAAACATTGACATTACCATCAATTGATCAAGTGATTCCTCATGCCATCGAGTGGTTGTATGAAAAGTCCTTTATTACTGCTTTTATATTCCATCTCCCTGAAGATGGATATGAAATTGAGCATTTAAATGGTTTAACTCTTGATTATGAAAAGGGCGAAGTGAGAATAAATACGATCTCCGAGGAGTGGTATAGTCTTGAACTCGGAGAACATATGCTTAGGTTCGCTCATTTGTTCGATGAGTTTCTTGTTATCGCTGATGATCCTGTTTATGTATCGCCATTATTGAGTGTGCTCCCTAATGAAATGAGCGTAGACAAACTTGGAGATATAGAATTTAGTTATATTGGAAATGGTAAGTTACTTCGACGAGGTAATAACGAAACATCGTATATTGGTTCTGATCTAGTTAGAGTTAAGTGGCAAAATGTTTGGTATGTCCTTGGAGCCGCTATGGGGTTGAGCATATACGAAATGTAA
- a CDS encoding type II toxin-antitoxin system Phd/YefM family antitoxin has translation MHTLTANDAKRNFGELLLSAQREPVKISKNSKDAVVVMSIKDYEELEAMKTDYLKHCFESAKQDLAQGNVVDGEDFLSAL, from the coding sequence ATGCACACACTAACAGCAAATGATGCAAAGCGTAACTTTGGTGAGCTGCTTCTAAGCGCCCAACGTGAGCCAGTAAAGATTAGCAAAAACAGTAAAGATGCCGTAGTGGTAATGTCTATCAAAGACTATGAAGAACTAGAGGCAATGAAAACTGATTATCTTAAACATTGTTTCGAGTCAGCTAAACAAGACTTAGCACAAGGCAATGTAGTTGATGGTGAAGATTTCCTAAGCGCCTTGTAA
- a CDS encoding type II toxin-antitoxin system RelE/ParE family toxin produces the protein MQKNKYKLSKLAQAHLRKIKSYTVNNFSEMQWNNYKDTLLTGFQMLADNPAVGRSCDEIYPSGFYFPVGKHTAYFTKEDGFILVVAVLGQLQLPQNHL, from the coding sequence ATGCAAAAGAATAAATACAAACTAAGTAAATTGGCTCAGGCTCATTTACGAAAAATTAAAAGCTATACCGTCAACAACTTTTCTGAAATGCAGTGGAACAACTATAAAGATACATTGCTAACTGGGTTTCAAATGCTTGCCGACAATCCAGCCGTAGGTCGCAGTTGCGATGAAATTTATCCAAGCGGTTTCTATTTTCCGGTAGGAAAACACACAGCTTACTTTACAAAAGAAGACGGTTTTATTTTAGTTGTGGCTGTACTTGGTCAATTACAACTCCCACAAAACCACTTGTAG
- a CDS encoding energy transducer TonB, giving the protein MRLFHLTLAWLLLGLSLNVIAQPKVVNEVESEAPSQISIWAQHVHDTIQNNLVLEDNFKGQQVRYQVSIDILGNVTKTKILSSTGNAQLEKSVKVAILLAAPFDLSFIGEDEFVQIQTFNITIAPE; this is encoded by the coding sequence ATGCGATTATTTCATTTAACTTTAGCTTGGTTGTTATTAGGTTTGTCACTTAATGTAATTGCGCAGCCTAAGGTTGTAAACGAAGTCGAGAGTGAAGCACCCAGTCAAATATCTATTTGGGCGCAACACGTACATGACACCATTCAAAACAACTTGGTGCTTGAAGATAATTTCAAAGGGCAACAAGTTAGATATCAAGTAAGTATCGATATATTGGGTAATGTTACTAAAACTAAAATATTGAGCAGTACAGGGAATGCTCAGTTAGAAAAGAGTGTTAAAGTGGCGATTTTGTTGGCGGCTCCTTTTGACTTGTCATTTATAGGTGAAGATGAATTTGTTCAAATCCAAACGTTCAACATCACTATTGCCCCTGAATAA
- a CDS encoding type II toxin-antitoxin system RelE/ParE family toxin, protein MTYKLDFKKSALKEWKKLGSTLQQQFKKKLIERLDNPHVPASKLSGADNMYKIKLRQSGYRLVYKVEDDVIIVTVLAVGKRERSDVYLKAMKRLDD, encoded by the coding sequence ATGACCTATAAACTCGACTTTAAAAAGAGCGCCCTCAAAGAGTGGAAAAAGCTTGGTTCTACTCTGCAACAACAATTTAAGAAAAAGCTGATCGAGCGCTTAGATAACCCACATGTTCCGGCTTCAAAACTTTCTGGAGCTGACAACATGTATAAAATTAAGTTGCGTCAATCGGGCTACCGTCTCGTCTACAAGGTTGAAGACGATGTAATTATCGTAACCGTCCTAGCAGTTGGAAAACGCGAACGTAGCGATGTTTACCTTAAAGCCATGAAAAGGTTAGATGACTGA
- a CDS encoding type II toxin-antitoxin system Phd/YefM family antitoxin — MTTRILADVAASITELKANPMKVATSAYGEPVAVLNRNEPAFYCVPAEAYEMMMDRLEDLELLAIAKERESEESISVNIDDL; from the coding sequence ATGACCACTAGAATTTTGGCCGATGTTGCTGCAAGCATTACTGAGTTGAAAGCTAACCCTATGAAAGTTGCAACTAGCGCTTACGGCGAACCTGTTGCTGTATTAAACCGAAATGAACCAGCATTTTATTGCGTACCTGCCGAAGCTTACGAAATGATGATGGACAGACTCGAAGATCTTGAACTACTAGCTATCGCTAAAGAGCGTGAATCTGAAGAGAGCATTTCGGTAAATATTGATGACCTATAA
- a CDS encoding beta-1,6-N-acetylglucosaminyltransferase: protein MIAYLILVHRYPDQFKRLFHAIYHPNNHYVIHVDKTSGKEILDEISLFIDDYKNAEILESENALWGGYSLVNIELRGMAKLLNMNKSWTHFINLSGQDFPLKTQPYIHDFLSNNPHKEFIRALDQNEARPETMNRIENMCFEYKEHIYRPKIARKFMSGITPFIGTQWMIVSRQFCDFVCNTDASQPYKEFYKNTFIADEGFFQTVMMNNDCHGEIVQDDLRFIDWVPDGDIKLRPRTFTIADISNLISSPNLFARKFDLLEDANVVDRIEHHLGATV from the coding sequence ATGATTGCTTATCTTATTCTCGTTCACCGCTATCCAGATCAATTTAAACGGCTATTTCATGCCATATACCATCCAAATAATCACTACGTTATCCATGTTGACAAAACTTCTGGCAAAGAAATTTTAGATGAAATATCTTTGTTTATAGATGATTACAAAAATGCCGAAATTCTTGAATCAGAAAATGCGTTATGGGGTGGATATAGCCTAGTTAATATTGAACTTCGGGGTATGGCTAAGTTATTAAATATGAATAAAAGCTGGACTCATTTTATAAACCTAAGTGGACAAGATTTTCCATTGAAAACTCAGCCATATATTCATGACTTTTTGTCAAATAATCCACACAAGGAATTCATTCGAGCACTAGACCAAAATGAAGCTAGGCCCGAAACGATGAATCGCATAGAAAATATGTGTTTTGAATATAAAGAACATATTTACCGACCTAAAATAGCCAGAAAATTCATGTCAGGAATAACACCGTTTATTGGCACTCAATGGATGATTGTGTCGCGACAGTTCTGTGATTTTGTCTGTAATACGGATGCATCTCAGCCCTATAAAGAATTTTATAAAAATACTTTTATTGCTGATGAGGGATTTTTCCAAACGGTTATGATGAATAACGATTGTCATGGTGAAATAGTTCAAGATGATTTGCGTTTTATCGATTGGGTACCAGATGGAGACATAAAGCTAAGACCAAGGACGTTTACAATAGCCGATATTTCCAACTTAATATCGAGCCCTAATCTTTTCGCTCGAAAATTTGATCTGTTAGAGGATGCTAACGTGGTTGATAGAATTGAACACCACCTCGGTGCAACTGTCTAG